Sequence from the Neomonachus schauinslandi chromosome 9, ASM220157v2, whole genome shotgun sequence genome:
AGGGGAACTTTATAATGTTCTAAAGAATACAGGAAGGAAccggaagagggaaaagaaaagaggccGGGTCGAAAGAAATCCATATAGTACAGGGAGACGAATTTTCTTGCTACTATTACTACTGATCCACCAGGCTGAATGGACGTCCAAATTTCCGCGGTTTGAGTACCTACAGGCTTTCGGTCAAGGGGTTTTGGGGGGttggagttttgttttggtttgtttctgcATTAAAGCCTTCCTTCCTCGGCCTTCTTCCGTTCTTTCCCCGCCCATTCGGTCTATGTCCACCGCCCCCCGCCCGTCCCCGCCACTCCTTGCAATGAAATATACGGCCTTCTCTATGAATTCTTCCGGGTCGCCAGGCAGGGCCACGCCCAGTCTCcatcctgcccgccccccccattgGAGCGCGCTTCCCGAAAGACGCCTGCGCACAGAGGACGTAGTCGCTTCCAAGATTGGGCTCCCCCACTGCCGCCGCCAAATCTTGCGCAAGCGCGTTAGGTCCTGGTCGCTATGCGGGTGCTTGTGGGTGAGGGAGGGCAGAAAGGGAGAGTCGGGGGCGGGCTTATGGAAAGGTTGAAACAAAGCTTGAGAGGTGGGAGGCAGTTTCTGAGGGAGGGCAGTGAAACGTGCACAGGTGATCGTGCAGCAGCCTTGGCCTCCTACCCCAGGAAGCCGAAACTCCACAGTCCCTGTGACCTGTGTCACCTCTGCATCGCGGGGAGGGGGCGAGAAGGAGGGCAAAAGTCTGAAGTCAGATGGGATGGCAGCAGAGGAGGGGGCCACAAGCGGGGATGGAAGGCGACCCCGAGAGGATAAATACCTCGTATTTTCTGGCCAGGTGGCGGGACGGGCTTCATTGGGACAGCCCTAACCCAGTTGCTGAAAGCCAGGGGCCACGAAGTGACGTTGGTCTCCCGAAAACCGGGGCCCGATCGGATCACGTGGGTATGTCCATCCTCGGGAAGCTCTGGGGGACGGTCTGGTTTGGCGGCGCAGGGCGagcccccacacccaccccccagcactgTGTTTTCTCTGACAGGATGAACTTGCTAAGTCGGGGCTGCCCCGCTGCGATGCCGCTGTCAACCTGGCGGGAGAGAACATCCTCAACCCTCTCCGAAGGTCAGCCACGGCCCTGAAGCTGATAGCCTTCAGAGCAGAGGGAGGACGGTGTGACCCTGATGAGCTGTGGAGAATGGAGATGTCCAGATGGAGAACTAAACTCCAATCCCAAACTACTCATCCTGCCCCACTCCTCCCTGCACACCCACCTGCCCTTCTGCCCTCTCAGCCGTTGACTTTCATCCTCACTTGTAACTCAGGATGCCCAAAATatgtgccttttctttctccaggaaAGATGGACCACTTCTCTAAACCACAATGCAAGGTTTTGCTAGAAATGGGTCTGGATGAGccccagggaaagagaaaggggtaTGTTTGTggctcatttcctttttgtttctcctgcAGGTGGAATGAAACCTTCCAAAAAGAGGTTCTCAGCAGCCGCTTGGAGACCACCCAGATACTGGCTAAAGCCATCAACAAGGCCCCACAACCCCCCCAGGCCTGGGTCTTAGTCACTGGTGTAGGTATGTCCCAAATCACCACCCTTTATATTAGCCAGAGGAAGAGAGGTTGCAGTGAGGGGCAAGCTCAGGCCCTTCTAGCTCTACATGCACCAGAGCGCTGGTCTTTTCCAAATACAGAACTTCCTAGGACCTCCATCCATGCATATTTCTTCTGACCTTTGTGTACTTTCACTGAGAAATGGGGATCCCTAGAGGAAGAGGGGATAGTGGCACTGCTCCTGATGCCGGGAAAAGTCCCACCTACTCCCAAGTCCCTTGCTTGTCACGGCACAGTTCTTTAGGAACAGAATTCCTGATTCTTGTATTTCACCATTGGGACGGGATAATTGCAAACAACTATAGAACATATGTCAGCTGCTACTCcaagtgttttacatgtattacagcatttaatcctcacaggaACGCTAGAAaatgattcccattttaaagatgccAACAGAGAGCTTATATAACTTGCCTGAAGTCGCAGGCTTAATAAATGGTGGAGCTAAGAGTAGATCTCAGGCAGCCTGGCCCCCAAGTCtttgctcttaaccactacactcTAGCAGCCTCTCAACTTAGCCCTGCAATTAAAGGTAAGTTACCCCAGGGCAGCAACGGGTCAACCCATGGAGCAGCTCAAAGGGAAAATATCTATGGCTCTGTCTTCCCATGGGAAgatcccaggggctggggagggtgagACCAAGGGGAACATTGGGTGCCAAGGGCCAGGCAGGACCAAGGACACTGGGGCAAACCAGTGCTGGTCCACCGGCAGCTTACTACCAGCCCAGCCTGACTGCAGAGTATGATGAGGACAGCCCAGGAGGGGATTTTGACTTCTTCTCCAACCTGGTAACCAAATGGGAAGCTGCAGCCAGGCTTCCTGGAGAGTCTACACGCCAGGTGGTGGTGCGCTCGGGTGAGAACCAGGGGCTTGGGTATCAGACAGGGTTGCAATGTCTTccctgggctgggggcctgggggagtcGGGAGCTGGGCATCCAGAGTGTGAGAGGAGGCTGCCATTTCTGGCCAGCCTGCAGGTGGGAGGACTCGAAGCCCCAGAGAGAGCTAAGTTGGCCTGGGGACGGGGAGACCGGGAGGAACCGTGGAACAGCCCGGAGGCTGAGGAGCCTCCCGTGCTGTCCTTCTTCCCTGCTCTAGGGGTTGTGCTGGGCCGTGGGGGTGGTGCCATCGGACACATGCTGCTGCCCTTCCGCCTGGGTCTGGGGGGCCCCATCGGCCCAGGCCACCAGTTCTTCCCCTGGATTCATATCAGGGACCTGGCAGGAATCCTGACCCATGCCGCTGAAGCAAGCCACGTGCAGGGGGTCCTGAATGGAGTGGCTCCAGCCCCCACCACTACAAATGCTGAGTTTGCCAAGGCCTTCGGCGCCGCCCTGGGCCGCCCAGCCTTCATGCCTCTCCCCAGCGTGGTAGTGCAAGCGGTCTTTGGACGAGAGCGTGCAGTCATGCTGCTGGAGGGCCAGAAGGTGGTCCCACGGCGGACACTGGCCACGGGCTACCAGTATTCCTTCCCAGAGTTAGGGGCTGCGTTGAAGGAAGTCGTCGCCTAAGTAGAGAGGCTCCTGGCAGGGCCTGAGGCCTGCCCCTCTACAGAGGCTTCCTGGTTAGACTGTGAATAGGCTCGGGTACTCCtctgagacctgaaaccatctGGTTCTTAGGgattcctctccctgccctccttctctttgttctgttgCTCCACCTTATTTAACTGAGAGTCTGTCCACAGTGTCAAGGTTGGAGTCTCATCAAGTTGGGTCCTTAACCTCTTCAACTCCTTGTAAAAGAATTTCCAAGTTTGGTTTCCCTACGTGTTCCGTTACTGTCCCTGGTATCCTTTATGTTGTGTAGAATGCTCTGCTATTGAGGCAATAAAGATAAATTATCTCACAGGCTTTGGTTTGCTCCTTTGGCCTAGATTCTCCTGGAGTTTATGTCCGAGAAAATGCCAGATGACTCTTTCCCCTATGTGGGGCTTTGAACGTTATAATGGGCAACATCTCCCTTCTTGGTCCCTCCATTGCCAAACTGGTAACAAATCTGGGGCATGAGGTTATAATAAAGGTGGAGActagaaaatgagagaaatgatgATCCATTAACAGTGGGTTCTGTGGTCATCCTGCATACTTGTCCACACAGTGCCTAATATTAGGGTGCCATCAGAAGAAGAGACCAGGCCCCAGTCTAGAACAGCCTTCAGTCTGTCACTGAACAGCAGTGAATAAAGCAATCACACGTTGGTCCTAGGTCATCAAGCTGCAGTAGGACAAAGCCAACATCCGTGTCTGTAAGAAGCTGAGGACTTGCCTCTCATCTGACTGGGGCCACTTCAGGCAACCAGGGTCCCTAGCACAAAAGGGCAGATGATACCCCTGGCCTCCTGCCCTGGTTATCGGCCACAACTTAACCAACAGTTCCCCTAGCCCCCAGTTTGGGCCATCTTAACCAATCTCCTTATTCCCAGAGGACTCTGGGCTGTCTTTGAGCCACCGTCACCCCCTAACTAGCTTCTTTCCAACACACCTGCCCCCAGCTCAGGTCAATACAGGCTAGTGGTATAAAGCAGcaatggggaggaggggtgaaGACACCGGGACCCAGAGACTCTCCAGCATCATCCAGCTCCCCACACTGGTTGCTGGAACGAAGAACTGAGGTGGCAGTACTCAACTCGCTGTGCCTCAGGGAGAAGTGACAGCCTGAAAAGGACCATGGCCCGGGACCTACCACAGAGCCCAGACAGCACAGAATCCAGGGGCACCTGTCCTACTTCTTTATCTGGTCTTGGGCTCTTTAGGAAGTTGATGGGCTCTGTATTGTTCCTGAGGGAATGACCCATCTCAAGGGTAGAAGTAACAGAAAAGCGTACTTGGGGGCTGCGCTAAAGGAAGGTCTACTGACCAGTGCTGTCCACGGATGAATGTGCGACCTGGAGGTAGTCCGTTTCCCTGCACAGGACTTTAAGCAGATAAAggacaggaggggcgcctgggtggcttagtcagttaagcagctgtctttggctccagtcatgatcccagggattgagaaccacatcgggctccccgctcagcaggaagcctgcttctccctctcccactccccctgcttatgttccctctcgcgctgtgtctctctctgtcaaatgaatgaataaaatcttaaaaaaaaaaaaaaaaagataaagggcaGGATGTAGGAATCAGGATGGAGAGGCAATGTTCTTATGTAACAGTGGTTGATCTGGTGGCCAGTGAGGTACTTTCCTTCCGACTTGGGATTCTTCGGTTTTCATTTTCCAGATCATTGGTTCATCTCGATAACAACCTCTGAAAACCCTCCCATCcccatacacgcacacacacacacatacacacacacacacagcagaagtGGGGCTCACTTTATGCCACGTATGTGTTCTGTAGAGAAAATGCTGGGGTCAGATCACATTAACATTGTCATTGCAGAGCATGGCTTCATCAGTCTGGTGAACGCTCAACACTTCAGCAAGTGCATCTAACCGGGGACTTTCTGACACATTCGTTCATCTGTAAACACTTGAACGCAACAGGAGAGCTGCCATTTACAGGAACCCTGAGAGTATTTTGGTAATGCAAACAGTCACCCCTAATTAACTGTTTTGTAAATGTGGATTTGGGGGGTTGCCCAAAAGGGACGCAGCCATTACAGGGCATATGATACTGAGGACGCAGTGTTAATTAAAATCAAGGGCCTGAGCCCTGGGGACAGAGGATCCTCAGCTCTGGCAAAGTGAGGTTTTGGTTAGGCAGCCTGTGCAGCCACAGACAGACACACCTGAGACTTGATGCAAGTACCTTTCCTCCGAGGAGCTTTCCGctgtgttctcatttctcttcccaGCCGGCATTTTTAGCCCTGATTTACAAGCAGAAGTAAAGGCCAAGCAGCTCCATCAAGGTCACAGACAGACATAGCTGAGACCGGAAGCCcagtctccctctgccttctccaccAGCTCCCTGCTGCCCCACTGTGACCCAGACCCCGTAATACCTCCCCAGggcctccccagggcccagcatTCCCTTCGATGCACCCAGCAGCCCAGCCAGGCCTGGGAAGCAACTGTCCCTCTGGCATCCAGAGCCACAGCCAGGGGGAGGAAAGACTTCGCTTCCTTGCCACCTGCTCTTcgttccccacccacccccccaagcCTCCATCCCCAACTCAGTTTGAAGGAGCCGGCAGTCCCCACTTCCAGGACCTGCTCTTCCCAGCGGGTCCCCACTCCCTACAGAAACCCTGTGCTATGGCAAGGTTGAGAACTTAAGGCTGAGCAGAACCTCTTGAGAGCTATCTGAGGTCCTGACTCAagatgagatcaagtcccaccaACTCAGAGTGAGTCTAGGTCAGGGTCTGAGCAGCACAAGGACCCTCACAGAAAGAGCTGAGCTGGGCCAGGCTGAAGCTGACCGGGTGGCAGGCAGGCAGTCAGGCAGGGGAGGCTCAGAAGTTGAGACTCAGCAGGGCCTCGGAGAGCTGGTTGATGTCCCGGCAGTAGGGCTCCCGCTGCAGGATGAAGTCCACCTTGTGATCCTGGCCCCAGAACACCTCCAGCAGCTGGCGCCGCAG
This genomic interval carries:
- the SDR39U1 gene encoding epimerase family protein SDR39U1 isoform X2, which translates into the protein MRVLVGGGTGFIGTALTQLLKARGHEVTLVSRKPGPDRITWNETFQKEVLSSRLETTQILAKAINKAPQPPQAWVLVTGVAYYQPSLTAEYDEDSPGGDFDFFSNLVTKWEAAARLPGESTRQVVVRSGVVLGRGGGAIGHMLLPFRLGLGGPIGPGHQFFPWIHIRDLAGILTHAAEASHVQGVLNGVAPAPTTTNAEFAKAFGAALGRPAFMPLPSVVVQAVFGRERAVMLLEGQKVVPRRTLATGYQYSFPELGAALKEVVA
- the SDR39U1 gene encoding epimerase family protein SDR39U1 isoform X1; its protein translation is MRVLVGGGTGFIGTALTQLLKARGHEVTLVSRKPGPDRITWDELAKSGLPRCDAAVNLAGENILNPLRRWNETFQKEVLSSRLETTQILAKAINKAPQPPQAWVLVTGVAYYQPSLTAEYDEDSPGGDFDFFSNLVTKWEAAARLPGESTRQVVVRSGVVLGRGGGAIGHMLLPFRLGLGGPIGPGHQFFPWIHIRDLAGILTHAAEASHVQGVLNGVAPAPTTTNAEFAKAFGAALGRPAFMPLPSVVVQAVFGRERAVMLLEGQKVVPRRTLATGYQYSFPELGAALKEVVA